One window from the genome of Paraconexibacter algicola encodes:
- a CDS encoding SpoIIE family protein phosphatase: MRDRPPPAPPTVEPARATRRDEDLSLALRAANMGWWEWDLPDGEIRWSQGHEDAHGGTAAPLTYEDYLRTVHPDDRERMDALIRDAVGTRGSYETEFRTVWPDGSVHWMYGVGRVFCDDEGTPVRLAGVARLIDEERSARDALAEAQRRFERLANVAPVLLWVAAPDGRCTFVNESLCAFTGRSFEEHVAGVWHEIVHPDDLDGVVRRHREAFASHGELEMEYRMRRHDGTYRWVLDRCRPLVDGDGTFRGYVGGCVDIHERREADMERERLLAAEQRARVQLEEAHARSSFLARLGGVLERSLHLDDTLAEVVVLLRDQLADSVAVDVVERQGRRTRRRGQVSVPGGPARPEDCPTTRSVPLVARGRHVGAVVLGWRAERHQPSAADARHVGDIAQRLALWIDNALLYGEREQVADALQASLLPPDLPAIDGMQTAARYVSADAATDVGGDFYDLFPAADGGWVLAVGDVCGKGADAAAVTAMARYTLRATAAMGEACPDRGLAILNQALLREETPERFLTAVLAHVSPVDAGGHAHVQLACAGHPSPLVLRADGTIEAVSSHGALIGVLAGAHWPVSAVDLGPGDALLVATDGVTEADRDAPLDAPALAALLGRELGGAPADAQQVATAVEAIARRRAVGVLRDDVAILVVRVRD; the protein is encoded by the coding sequence GTGCGCGACCGTCCGCCGCCCGCCCCACCGACCGTCGAACCCGCACGCGCCACCCGGCGCGACGAGGACCTGTCCCTCGCGCTCCGCGCGGCGAACATGGGCTGGTGGGAGTGGGACCTGCCCGACGGCGAGATCCGCTGGTCCCAGGGGCACGAGGACGCGCACGGTGGCACCGCGGCCCCGCTCACGTACGAGGACTACCTGCGCACCGTCCACCCCGACGACCGCGAGCGCATGGACGCGCTCATCCGCGACGCGGTGGGGACCCGCGGCTCCTACGAGACGGAGTTCCGCACCGTCTGGCCGGACGGCAGCGTCCACTGGATGTACGGCGTCGGGCGCGTGTTCTGCGACGACGAGGGCACGCCCGTGCGGCTCGCCGGCGTCGCCCGCCTGATCGACGAGGAGCGCAGCGCCCGCGACGCGCTCGCCGAGGCGCAGCGGCGCTTCGAGCGCCTGGCGAACGTCGCCCCGGTCCTGCTGTGGGTGGCGGCCCCGGACGGGCGCTGCACCTTCGTCAACGAGAGCCTCTGCGCCTTCACCGGCCGCAGCTTCGAGGAGCACGTCGCCGGGGTCTGGCACGAGATCGTCCACCCGGACGACCTCGACGGGGTCGTCCGTCGCCACCGCGAGGCGTTCGCGAGCCACGGCGAGCTCGAGATGGAGTACCGGATGCGTCGTCACGACGGCACGTACCGCTGGGTCCTCGACCGCTGCCGCCCGCTCGTCGACGGCGACGGGACCTTCCGCGGCTACGTCGGCGGCTGCGTCGACATCCACGAGCGGCGCGAGGCCGACATGGAGCGCGAGCGGCTGCTGGCCGCCGAGCAACGCGCGCGCGTCCAGCTCGAGGAGGCGCACGCCCGCAGCTCGTTCCTCGCGCGGCTCGGCGGTGTCCTGGAGCGCTCCCTGCACCTCGACGACACCCTCGCCGAGGTCGTCGTCCTGCTGCGCGACCAGCTCGCCGACAGCGTCGCGGTCGACGTCGTCGAGCGCCAGGGGCGCCGTACCCGGCGCCGCGGCCAGGTGAGCGTGCCGGGCGGCCCCGCCCGCCCCGAGGACTGCCCGACGACCCGCTCGGTCCCGCTCGTCGCCCGCGGCCGGCACGTCGGCGCCGTGGTCCTCGGCTGGCGCGCCGAGCGCCATCAGCCGTCGGCAGCCGACGCCCGCCACGTCGGCGACATCGCACAGCGTCTCGCGCTGTGGATCGACAACGCCCTGCTCTACGGCGAGCGCGAGCAGGTCGCCGACGCGCTCCAGGCGAGCCTGCTGCCGCCCGACCTGCCCGCGATCGACGGGATGCAGACCGCCGCCCGGTACGTCTCGGCGGACGCCGCCACCGACGTCGGCGGTGACTTCTACGACCTCTTCCCCGCCGCCGACGGCGGTTGGGTGCTCGCCGTCGGCGACGTCTGCGGCAAGGGCGCCGACGCCGCCGCGGTCACCGCGATGGCCCGCTACACGCTGCGGGCGACCGCCGCGATGGGCGAGGCCTGCCCGGACCGCGGCCTGGCCATCCTCAACCAGGCGCTGCTACGCGAGGAGACCCCGGAGCGGTTCCTCACCGCGGTCCTCGCGCACGTCTCCCCGGTCGACGCCGGCGGGCACGCCCACGTGCAGCTGGCGTGCGCGGGCCACCCCTCACCGCTCGTGCTGCGGGCCGACGGGACGATCGAGGCCGTGTCGTCGCACGGGGCGCTCATCGGCGTCCTGGCCGGCGCCCACTGGCCCGTCTCCGCCGTCGACCTCGGCCCGGGCGACGCGCTGCTCGTCGCCACCGACGGCGTCACCGAGGCGGACCGCGACGCGCCGCTGGACGCGCCGGCGCTGGCCGCGCTGCTGGGGCGCGAGCTCGGCGGGGCGCCCGCGGACGCCCAGCAGGTCGCGACCGCGGTCGAGGCGATCGCGCGCCGCCGCGCCGTCGGCGTGCTGCGCGACGATGTCGCGATCCTCGTCGTGCGGGTCCGGGACTGA
- a CDS encoding SigB/SigF/SigG family RNA polymerase sigma factor encodes MQNVPAPVSSTDAAAAEAELLHRYHHLGDRRARQELVERMVPLVRHIARRYADRGEPLDDLVQVGCVGLINAIDRFDPDRGVRLSTFAAPTIAGEIKRHFRDRAWSVRIPRDLQELSAKLSKTTERLSTELGRAPSIAELAKAVERTEEDVLEALQGAQSYSAASLDEPLGEDRTAMDVLGGEDVEFAQADRRLLVMEGFGALAEREREIVRLRFFEGLTQREIADRVGVSQMHVSRLLRRSLNDMRERLDAPADMARERDVRGFGARRAG; translated from the coding sequence ATGCAGAACGTACCCGCACCCGTCAGCTCCACCGATGCAGCCGCCGCCGAGGCCGAGCTGCTGCACCGCTACCACCACCTCGGTGACCGCCGTGCCCGGCAGGAGCTCGTCGAGCGGATGGTCCCGCTCGTCCGCCACATCGCGCGTCGCTACGCCGACCGCGGCGAGCCGCTGGACGACCTCGTGCAGGTCGGCTGCGTCGGGCTGATCAACGCCATCGACCGTTTCGATCCCGACCGCGGTGTGCGCCTCTCGACCTTCGCCGCTCCCACGATCGCCGGCGAGATCAAGCGCCACTTCCGTGACCGCGCTTGGTCGGTCCGCATCCCGCGCGACCTCCAGGAGCTCAGCGCCAAGCTCTCGAAGACCACCGAGCGCCTCTCGACGGAGCTCGGTCGCGCGCCGAGCATCGCCGAGCTCGCGAAGGCCGTCGAGCGCACCGAGGAGGACGTCCTCGAGGCGCTCCAGGGCGCGCAGAGCTACTCGGCCGCGTCGCTCGACGAGCCGCTCGGCGAGGACCGCACCGCCATGGACGTGCTCGGCGGCGAGGACGTCGAGTTCGCGCAGGCCGACCGCCGCCTGCTCGTGATGGAGGGCTTCGGCGCCCTCGCCGAGCGCGAGCGCGAGATCGTGCGCCTGCGGTTCTTCGAGGGCCTCACGCAGCGCGAGATCGCCGATCGCGTCGGCGTCTCCCAGATGCACGTCTCGCGCCTGCTGCGCCGCTCGCTCAACGACATGCGCGAGCGCCTCGACGCCCCGGCGGACATGGCGCGCGAGCGCGACGTCCGCGGGTTCGGCGCGCGTCGCGCCGGGTAA
- a CDS encoding CsbD family protein, translating into MAGTTDQIKGKAKQAAGDLTGDEELRQEGKADELTGKVKEAAEDVKDAVSGALDSVKDKLKK; encoded by the coding sequence ATGGCTGGCACCACCGACCAGATCAAGGGCAAGGCCAAGCAGGCCGCTGGCGACCTCACCGGTGACGAGGAGCTGCGCCAGGAGGGCAAGGCCGACGAGCTGACCGGCAAGGTCAAGGAGGCCGCCGAGGACGTGAAGGACGCCGTCTCCGGCGCCCTGGACTCGGTGAAGGACAAGCTGAAGAAGTAG
- a CDS encoding ATP-binding protein, which translates to MSDPTRPDLELTLPARPENVAVVRHVLGSLSEALDVRPELLHDVRLAVSEACSNVIVHAYRDAEGLLELTARALPRRELEIVVRDRGRGMGPRADSPGLGVGLPLIAALSSAVEIGTADDGATEVRMTFALDEPAHGGDTVAA; encoded by the coding sequence ATGAGCGATCCCACCAGACCAGACCTCGAACTCACGCTGCCGGCCCGTCCGGAGAACGTCGCCGTGGTCCGGCACGTCCTCGGTTCGCTGTCCGAGGCGCTCGACGTCCGGCCCGAGCTGCTCCACGACGTGCGGCTCGCGGTGAGCGAGGCGTGCTCCAACGTCATCGTGCACGCCTACCGCGACGCCGAGGGGCTGCTCGAGCTCACCGCCCGCGCGCTGCCCCGCCGCGAGCTCGAGATCGTCGTGCGCGACCGTGGTCGCGGCATGGGCCCGCGGGCGGACTCGCCCGGGCTCGGGGTCGGCCTGCCGCTGATCGCCGCGCTGAGCTCCGCGGTGGAGATCGGCACCGCCGACGACGGCGCCACCGAGGTGCGCATGACCTTCGCCCTGGACGAGCCCGCGCACGGTGGCGACACGGTGGCCGCGTGA
- a CDS encoding helix-turn-helix domain-containing protein: MPPDSRTLSATEFAEITGVSRERLRTWERRHAFPEPVRIGRGARRYLVDDVPRVVAVRRSVDRGIPLETAVSAARTQPAAGISDAARSALAEHAPIALVVVSGPEPLRIEEVNALVRARPGAPSPGDDLLELAPWYADHPGAATLRSLFASTSVAAACEHPDWTAGMVGTANAIAYRLPQEAGRPPLVALVGIDTARERQLRRDLDAVAQERAALRATLEQRGRWSAATDAVVRAARARGGMQALAEAADGLVRNTGALDAAVAPYMTGALVLGRSSRGRLGPGTITVTAYEELAAALRDGTPTWLGAGAGAAVGVPPELAAHVVPVVAAGEPLGALVLLFDEEDDLQDVPTEVLLTISTVLGFVLVRERVVDQLRD, from the coding sequence GTGCCGCCCGACAGCAGGACGCTCAGCGCCACCGAGTTCGCCGAGATCACCGGGGTCTCGCGCGAGCGGCTGCGGACCTGGGAGCGCCGCCACGCCTTCCCCGAGCCGGTGCGGATCGGCCGCGGGGCGCGCCGCTACCTCGTCGACGACGTGCCGCGCGTGGTCGCCGTGCGCCGCTCGGTCGATCGCGGCATCCCGCTCGAGACCGCGGTGTCGGCCGCGCGCACGCAGCCCGCGGCCGGGATCAGCGATGCGGCGCGCAGCGCGCTGGCCGAGCACGCCCCGATCGCGCTCGTCGTCGTGTCCGGCCCGGAGCCGCTGCGGATCGAGGAGGTCAACGCGCTGGTCCGCGCGCGCCCCGGCGCGCCGAGCCCGGGCGACGACCTGCTCGAGCTCGCCCCGTGGTACGCCGACCATCCGGGAGCCGCGACGCTGCGGAGCCTCTTCGCGTCGACCTCGGTGGCGGCGGCGTGCGAGCACCCCGACTGGACCGCCGGGATGGTCGGGACGGCGAACGCGATCGCCTACCGGCTGCCGCAGGAGGCGGGACGCCCGCCGCTGGTGGCGCTCGTCGGGATCGACACGGCACGCGAGCGGCAGCTGCGCCGCGACCTCGACGCGGTCGCGCAGGAGCGCGCGGCGCTGCGCGCGACGCTCGAGCAGCGCGGTCGCTGGTCGGCGGCGACCGACGCGGTCGTGCGCGCGGCGCGGGCGCGCGGCGGGATGCAGGCGCTCGCGGAGGCGGCGGACGGCCTCGTGCGCAACACCGGCGCGCTGGACGCCGCGGTCGCCCCGTACATGACCGGGGCGCTCGTGCTCGGCCGGTCGAGCCGCGGCCGGCTGGGGCCCGGGACGATCACGGTGACCGCCTACGAGGAGCTGGCCGCGGCGCTGCGCGACGGCACCCCGACCTGGCTCGGGGCGGGGGCGGGAGCGGCCGTCGGCGTGCCCCCCGAGCTCGCGGCGCACGTGGTGCCCGTGGTCGCGGCGGGCGAGCCGCTCGGGGCGCTCGTGCTGCTGTTCGACGAGGAGGACGATCTGCAGGACGTGCCGACCGAGGTGCTCCTGACGATCTCGACCGTCCTCGGGTTCGTGCTCGTGCGCGAACGCGTCGTCGACCAGCTGCGCGACTGA
- a CDS encoding serine protease has translation MTRLSTFLAAATVCAGIAAAPAAAAPAWAPAASATVTPGVQTFTAGSQCTANFVFTDASGGVYLGQAAHCAGTGEATDTNGCEAKSLPLGTAVTVRGASRPGTLVYSSWLTMQGRGERDDDTCQYNDFALVKLDRADHGRVNPSIPHWGGPTAPSSSGTRLLDTVYSYGNSSLRGGLKLLSPKRGVSLGANGGGWNHPVYTLTPGIPGDSGSAFLDRSGRALGVLSTLSIAPVPLSNGVSDVTRAVRYANANGGVAVTLATGTERFRANALPLGVRLGLLDL, from the coding sequence ATGACCAGGTTGTCCACGTTCCTCGCCGCCGCCACCGTCTGCGCCGGGATCGCCGCGGCCCCCGCCGCCGCTGCGCCCGCCTGGGCGCCCGCGGCGTCGGCGACCGTCACGCCCGGGGTGCAGACGTTCACCGCGGGCTCGCAGTGCACCGCGAACTTCGTCTTCACCGACGCGTCGGGCGGCGTCTACCTCGGCCAGGCCGCGCACTGCGCGGGGACCGGGGAGGCGACGGACACGAACGGCTGCGAGGCGAAGTCGCTGCCGCTGGGGACCGCGGTCACGGTCCGCGGGGCGTCACGGCCCGGAACGCTCGTCTACAGCTCGTGGCTGACGATGCAGGGGCGGGGCGAGCGCGACGACGACACCTGCCAGTACAACGACTTCGCGCTCGTGAAGCTCGACCGGGCCGACCACGGGCGCGTCAACCCGTCGATCCCGCACTGGGGCGGCCCGACGGCGCCCTCGTCGTCCGGCACGCGGCTGCTCGACACCGTCTACAGCTACGGCAACTCGTCGCTGCGCGGCGGGCTGAAGCTGCTGAGCCCGAAGCGTGGGGTGAGCCTCGGCGCCAACGGCGGCGGCTGGAACCACCCGGTCTACACGCTGACGCCAGGCATCCCCGGGGATTCGGGCAGCGCGTTCCTGGACCGCTCCGGCCGCGCGCTCGGCGTGCTGAGCACGCTGTCGATCGCGCCGGTGCCGCTCAGCAACGGGGTCAGCGACGTGACCCGGGCGGTCCGCTACGCGAACGCCAACGGGGGTGTGGCGGTGACGCTCGCGACCGGGACCGAGCGCTTCCGCGCGAACGCGCTGCCGCTGGGTGTGCGCCTGGGGCTGCTCGACCTGTAG